A single region of the Gemella sp. zg-570 genome encodes:
- a CDS encoding flavodoxin domain-containing protein, with protein MNINLVYASLTGNTEALSELIVGKFKEEKNLDIQMYFVEDMDDFSILEESDAFIIATYTYGEGDLPDEMEELFEGILDLNLKGKIFGVIGTGDTIYDEYCVCVDQFDEQIKKTGAINPTKNLKIEIEADCDEDFENIDKFIEDFSAAL; from the coding sequence ATGAATATAAACTTAGTTTATGCTAGTTTAACAGGAAATACAGAAGCCTTAAGTGAATTAATTGTTGGAAAATTTAAAGAAGAGAAAAATTTAGATATTCAAATGTACTTTGTAGAAGATATGGACGATTTTTCTATTTTAGAAGAATCTGACGCATTTATTATTGCTACATACACTTACGGAGAAGGTGATTTGCCTGATGAAATGGAAGAATTGTTTGAAGGCATTTTAGATTTAAATTTAAAAGGAAAAATATTTGGAGTTATTGGAACGGGAGATACAATTTATGATGAATATTGTGTTTGTGTTGACCAATTTGATGAACAAATTAAAAAAACTGGTGCGATAAACCCTACAAAAAATTTAAAAATTGAAATAGAAGCAGACTGCGACGAAGATTTTGAAAATATTGATAAATTTATCGAAGATTTTTCAGCCGCTTTATAA
- a CDS encoding MarR family transcriptional regulator, translating into MEDIAHKIENTLNEIIIHSGNQNELLVGECFCNHNYTNTQKHILMILKNENTNNKDLAKKLNISQAAVTKAIKLLLEENMLIAEKDNKDGRILRYKLSKEALDVATEHENHHQRTINSYKQILENYNTSEKEIISKFLADLIKNIRG; encoded by the coding sequence ATGGAAGACATTGCACATAAAATTGAAAACACACTTAATGAAATAATAATTCATTCAGGAAATCAAAATGAACTCTTAGTAGGCGAATGTTTTTGCAACCACAATTATACAAATACACAAAAACATATATTGATGATTTTAAAGAATGAAAATACAAATAATAAGGACTTAGCTAAAAAATTAAATATAAGTCAGGCTGCCGTTACTAAAGCCATAAAATTATTACTCGAAGAAAATATGTTAATAGCAGAAAAAGATAATAAAGATGGCAGAATTTTACGCTATAAACTTTCTAAAGAAGCTCTTGATGTTGCAACAGAACACGAAAATCACCATCAAAGAACTATTAATTCTTACAAGCAAATATTAGAAAATTATAATACGAGTGAAAAAGAAATTATTAGCAAATTTCTTGCTGATCTTATTAAAAATATTAGGGGTTAA
- a CDS encoding metal ABC transporter ATP-binding protein, producing MEYISVKNLSFNYDKDPVLENVNFHINSGEFVTITGENGAAKTTLVKILIGILKIKNGIINIAKKNINNEELTISYLPQQIASFNSGFPSTVYEFVKSGLYRKNSWFKKFTSKEKENIQKNLDLVGMWNKKDEKIGNLSGGQKQRIIIARMLMSDADILILDEPTTGMDEKTRNDFYNMLSDKVNQDKKTIIMITHDNDVVDRFATKNIHLCKTDTNSWCCKLHIKN from the coding sequence ATGGAATATATTTCAGTAAAAAATTTATCTTTTAACTACGACAAAGACCCAGTATTAGAAAATGTAAATTTTCATATCAACAGTGGAGAATTTGTAACAATTACTGGAGAAAATGGTGCAGCCAAAACTACTCTTGTAAAAATTTTAATCGGGATTTTAAAAATAAAAAATGGCATTATCAATATTGCTAAAAAAAATATTAATAATGAAGAACTGACCATATCATATCTTCCCCAACAAATAGCAAGTTTTAATTCTGGTTTTCCTTCTACCGTTTATGAATTTGTAAAGTCAGGTCTTTACAGAAAAAATAGTTGGTTCAAAAAATTTACTAGTAAAGAAAAAGAAAATATCCAAAAAAATTTGGACTTGGTTGGAATGTGGAATAAAAAAGATGAGAAAATTGGTAATTTGAGTGGTGGGCAAAAACAAAGAATAATTATTGCAAGAATGCTGATGAGTGATGCCGATATTCTTATATTAGACGAGCCAACAACAGGTATGGACGAAAAAACTAGAAATGATTTTTACAATATGCTAAGTGATAAAGTAAATCAAGACAAAAAAACTATCATAATGATTACTCACGATAACGATGTTGTCGATAGATTTGCAACAAAAAATATTCATCTTTGCAAAACCGATACAAATTCTTGGTGCTGTAAACTTCATATAAAAAATTAA
- a CDS encoding ABC transporter permease, which yields MIINLFWELMRIYKKRSFWIILFFLISIFSLTIGVEDFSFINLLKGQSDDIQILLLSRIPRLMSIIVTASILSINGLVMQTMANNKFVSPSTTGVMDWCKLGVLVVLLFFHDAGSLLKISVALIFGMFGSFFFMKLIRIIKTRDNLLVPLIGIMLGGVVGSISSFFAFKFDLIQNISSWLQGNFSLISKGNYEILYLGLPLLILVYIYANLFTISGLGEKVTTSLGLNQNKILSLGMMIISATTAIVVVMIGSIPFIGLIVPNIVSMLKGDNIKSTIFDTALVGSYFLLLCDMLGRVIYMPYEVPISVVVGVLGSFIFLFILLRRKNYAG from the coding sequence ATGATTATCAATTTATTTTGGGAGTTGATGCGTATTTATAAAAAAAGAAGTTTTTGGATAATTTTATTTTTTCTTATTTCAATTTTTTCTTTAACGATAGGGGTTGAAGATTTTAGTTTTATAAATCTTCTAAAAGGTCAAAGTGATGATATACAAATATTATTACTAAGTCGTATTCCTAGATTAATGAGTATTATAGTTACTGCTAGTATTTTGAGTATAAATGGTCTAGTAATGCAAACTATGGCAAATAATAAATTTGTATCGCCATCAACAACAGGAGTAATGGATTGGTGTAAATTAGGAGTTTTAGTAGTTTTATTATTTTTTCATGATGCTGGTAGTCTTCTAAAAATATCAGTCGCCTTGATTTTTGGTATGTTTGGAAGTTTCTTTTTTATGAAATTAATAAGAATAATAAAAACACGAGATAATTTATTAGTTCCTTTAATAGGAATAATGCTTGGGGGAGTAGTAGGTAGTATCTCATCATTTTTTGCCTTTAAATTTGATTTAATTCAAAATATTTCTTCCTGGTTGCAGGGAAATTTTTCTCTAATTTCAAAAGGAAATTATGAAATACTTTATCTAGGTCTGCCCTTATTAATTTTAGTATATATTTATGCCAATTTATTTACCATATCTGGTTTAGGAGAAAAAGTTACAACTTCTTTAGGTTTAAATCAGAATAAAATTTTGAGTTTGGGTATGATGATAATTTCTGCTACTACTGCAATAGTTGTTGTAATGATAGGGAGCATACCTTTTATAGGTTTGATAGTTCCCAATATAGTTAGTATGCTCAAGGGTGATAACATAAAATCAACAATTTTTGATACGGCTCTAGTAGGTTCTTATTTTTTACTATTGTGTGATATGCTAGGAAGAGTGATATATATGCCTTATGAAGTACCAATAAGTGTAGTTGTAGGAGTTTTGGGAAGTTTTATCTTCTTATTTATATTATTAAGGAGAAAAAATTATGCAGGATAA